The following coding sequences are from one Melanotaenia boesemani isolate fMelBoe1 chromosome 17, fMelBoe1.pri, whole genome shotgun sequence window:
- the LOC121657211 gene encoding aurora kinase A and ninein-interacting protein produces the protein MTMKTPKATPQNAAPEECGVWLDTVQLKEKNKRKRPARPISKQLNPLAEGGGYSFAVALNFTQTKMEMPKTKQSSISTFFTSHRRVLNKMSSSEVPSLHPLEPLLSSTSSAITTMVSVRKRRRDICLKKSDLYDTESGVGNWQSEKNVTEMDATLWQKKAEHYSESEEDLSEECKPPQSKRRLTENSLLPNNKQEWSQDLLFTCSQNSETEFYLPDQKSSTSKNCSSYEPGFLDSLQSEETFGNLIDVTRRTSTQKLIKNPSSSQLDDDKENSRSLSFSSMSKRSSSSNLESLSDHKWTEPKGTSPQKHASQLWNKTEKDECFETMWTKRISSPFKKPLKQIREVDGDSLATLFTQDSEGFRVIAHRGLQTRSPLKDQSNLSTEIVRTNVYTCVTEDEDEMLFTQDSQGNMVIKH, from the exons ATGACAATGAAGACCCCTAAGGCCACACCGCAAAACGCAGCTCCGGAGGAATGTGGTGTTTGGCTGGACACTGtgcaactaaaagaaaaaaataaacgg AAACGTCCTGCTCGCCCTATTTCTAAACAGCTGAATCCCTTAGCTGAGGGTGGAGGGTACAGTTTTGCTGTCGCCCTCAACTTCACTCAAACCAAAATGGAAATGCCAAAGACCAAACAAAGCTCTATATCAACTTTCTTCACATCTCATCGAAGAG TTCTCAACAAGATGTCTTCCTCTGAAGTACCAAGCCTGCATCCACTTGAGCCTCTTTTATCATCTACCTCATCTGCAATCACAACCATGGTATCTGTGAGAAAACGAAGGCGTGATATATGTCTTAAAAAGTCTGACTTGTATGACACGGAGTCTGGAGTGGGCAATTGGcaatctgaaaaaaatgtgactGAGATGGATGCAACCTTGTGGCAGAAAAAAGCAGAGCACTACTCTGAATCTGAAGAAGATCTGTCTGAAGAGTGTAAACCACCTCAGAGCAAGAGGAGGCTCACTGAGAACTCCCTATTGCCAAACAACAAACAGGAATGGAGTCAGGACCTACTGTTCACCTGTAGCCAGAACTCTGAAACTGAATTTTACCTCCCTGATCAGAAATCCTCCACATCAAAGAACTGTAGCAGTTATGAGCCAGGTTTTCTTGACAGTCTACAGAGTGAAGAAACTTTTGGAAATCTGATTGATGTAACAAGGAGGACCTCAACtcaaaaactcattaaaaaccCATCATCCTCTCAGCTAGATGAtgacaaagaaaacagcaggTCACTGTCTTTTAGTTCCATGAGTAAGCGCTCTTCTTCATCTAATCTTGAATCCTTGTCAGATCACAAATGGACAGAACCAAAAGGCACTTCACCACAAAAACATGCTTCTCAGCTGTGGAATAAGACTGAAAAAGACGAATGCTTTGAAACAATGTGGACCAAACGGATCAGCTCTCCTTTTAAGAAACCACTGAAACAAATCAGGGAGGTTGATGGGGACAGTTTGGCCACTTTGTTCACTCAGGACTCGGAGGGTTTCAGGGTGATAGCACATCGAGGTCTGCAAACCAGGAGCCCACTCAAAGATCAGAGTAATCTAAGCACTGAGATAGTGAGGACAAATGTTTACACGTGTGTAACGGAAGATGAGGATGAAATGCTTTTTACTCAAGATTCTCAGGGAAACATGGTGATCAAACACTGA